The Huiozyma naganishii CBS 8797 chromosome 1, complete genome genome window below encodes:
- the ISM1 gene encoding isoleucine--tRNA ligase ISM1 (similar to Saccharomyces cerevisiae ISM1 (YPL040C); ancestral locus Anc_8.488): MSLLVSIQLCRGVLVPLGALRLGARRYASHSFQGSLNLPKTTFPTRPNLEKVLAELVPQASQEVYKAQLQEFVEQISRIEDPSERFKFAAERLFVLHDGPPYANGDLHLGHALNKVLKDIIVRYQLLAQGRHVYFKPGWDCHGLPIELKAIKQNDKGKRMSPVQIRSIARRHAEKTVLIQRDQFTQFGICTDWEDPYITMNAQFEINQLKVFSQLFHLGLIKRQNKPVYWGTETRTALAESELEYKEDHVSQTVYVKFPLTADSQQRLLVLAPLKTPITPNTRIQCLIWTSTPWTLFSNQAICYNDGMEYVLVHLSQRDEYLIISRDLLDQVGIAQDYEILSEFTGACLSNLKYTNPMCLGGTTEFPLLPGGHVTNVTGTGLVHTAPGHGNEDYMVGIQNNLQIYSPIDHEGNYDLNEVSPELRPILQDPNDPQKGRNVLLSSTTTHIIEFLEGQGMLFQQKSYTHSYPYDWRSKKPVIIRSTPQWFTNLTDIKQLALSSLHNVEYTPLRGHNRLEAFIKTRNEWCISRQRSWGVPIPFFQHKTVPDKVLMDSNLIDHVISVIERDGIDSWFESEEDISKWFPDEYKSVAHEYVKGKDTMDVWFDSGSSWTVLRDFYRDVLKLDKCPEQLANVYLEGSDQHRGWFQSSLLTRVASSGTPFAPFHHLITHGFILDSKGIKMSKSIGNVISPKDVIRGNTKVELPAVGVDGLRYFVAQSDFTNDITCGSTVMHRINDSLKKLRLTFKFLLGNLNTSQRPILLPIEQLRPVDKYILFTLQDLVSNAKQNYETFNFGKVLGALQFHLNNELSSLYFDICKDSLYCDPEASLKRRQIHTTLFHILNTYRALLAPILPMLVQEVWNNVPCDWLDHSNMAGISPMRLLLPDFSRALEESREECNRFRSIDMQILAVFKEQFKDFAPDITKPGQLSVDVYIRKRDNIQINAQELEDLLQVAAVSIHAVEDLGAEHGNAVHIPGSDSVVAVQAHKSTLHQCPRCWKYNATAQQKLCHRCTDTCNPVSTDVYNRV; the protein is encoded by the coding sequence ATGAGTCTGTTGGTCAGTATACAGCTGTGTCGAGGGGTGTTAGTCCCACTTGGGGCATTGCGACTCGGAGCTAGACGGTACGCCTCGCATTCGTTCCAGGGGAGTTTGAATCTTCCCAAGACCACTTTCCCGACAAGACCGAACCTGGAGAAGGTTCTTGCGGAGCTTGTCCCACAGGCGTCTCAAGAGGTGTATAAAGCACAGTTGCAAGAGTTTGTCGAGCAGATCTCTCGTATTGAGGACCCGAGTGAACGGTTCAAGTTCGCTGCTGAGCGGCTGTTCGTGCTACACGATGGTCCGCCCTACGCGAATGGTGATCTGCACCTGGGGCACGCTCTCAAtaaagttttgaaggatatcaTTGTCAGGTACCAGTTGTTGGCACAGGGAAGGCACGTTTATTTCAAGCCCGGGTGGGACTGCCACGGCCTCCCGATCGAATTAAAGGCCATCAAGCAGAACGATAAGGGTAAAAGAATGTCGCCAGTGCAAATTCGTAGCATTGCGAGGCGGCACGCAGAGAAAACCGTATTGATACAGAGAGACCAATTCACGCAATTTGGTATTTGCACAGACTGGGAGGATCCGTACATCACTATGAACGCGCAATTCGAGATTAACCAACTGAAGGTGTTCTCCCAGTTGTTCCATTTGGGGCTCATCAAGAGGCAAAATAAGCCAGTGTACTGGGGCACGGAGACGAGGACCGCGCTTGCTGAAAGCGAACTGGAGTATAAGGAAGATCATGTGTCTCAAACAGTATACGTGAAGTTCCCATTGACCGCTGATTCGCAACAGCGATTGCTTGTACTTGCCCCATTGAAGACCCCTATCACGCCGAATACTCGCATCCAATGCTTGATTTGGACAAGTACACCTTGGACTCTGTTCTCCAATCAGGCAATATGCTACAACGATGGCATGGAGTACGTCCTGGTGCACCTCTCGCAGCGTGATGAGTACCTCATAATTTCCCGAGACTTGCTCGATCAGGTAGGTATCGCGCAAGATTATGAAATACTCTCGGAATTCACTGGTGCATGTCTTTCCAACTTGAAATACACGAACCCTATGTGCTTGGGTGGTACGACAGAATTCCCACTTTTGCCCGGTGGTCATGTTACGAATGTTACGGGTACCGGGTTGGTACATACAGCACCGGGTCACGGTAACGAGGACTACATGGTAGGTATCCAAAATAATCTTCAGATATACTCACCTATAGACCATGAGGGCAACTACGATCTGAATGAGGTTTCGCCTGAACTCCGCCCCATTTTACAAGATCCTAACGACCCTCAGAAGGGTAGAAACGTCTTATTGTCCTCCACGACCACCCATATTATTGAGTTCCTTGAAGGGCAGGGTATGCTTTTTCAGCAAAAGTCGTATACACATTCGTATCCTTACGACTGGAGATCGAAAAAACCGGTCATCATAAGATCAACTCCGCAATGGTTTACCAATTTGACAGATATCAAGCAATTAGCATTGTCTAGTCTACATAACGTGGAGTACACACCATTAAGAGGCCACAACCGGCTGGAGGCCTTCATTAAAACCAGAAACGAGTGGTGCATCTCAAGGCAACGGTCGTGGGGTGTCCCCATCCCATTTTTCCAGCACAAGACGGTACCAGATAAAGTATTGATGGACTCTAACTTGATAGACCACGTAATATCAGTGATAGAGAGAGACGGGATTGATTCCTGGTTTGAGAGCGAGGAGgatatttcaaaatggtTCCCCGATGAATACAAGTCCGTTGCCCATGAGTACGTGAAGGGGAAGGACACTATGGATGTATGGTTTGATTCAGGCAGTTCGTGGACCGTTTTAAGAGACTTTTATCGAGATGTATTGAAACTGGACAAATGTCCGGAGCAGCTGGCTAACGTTTATTTGGAGGGCTCAGATCAACATAGGGGTTGGTTCCAAAGTTCTTTGTTGACGAGAGTAGCCTCAAGTGGGACGCCTTTTGCTCCCTTCCACCATTTAATAACGCACGGTTTCATACTCGATTCCAAAGGTATAAAGATGTCTAAATCCATCGGCAATGTCATTTCACCAAAAGATGTGATTCGGGGCAACACAAAAGTGGAACTCCCCGCAGTGGGTGTTGACGGGTTGCGCTACTTCGTAGCCCAATCCGATTTCACAAACGATATCACATGCGGTTCGACGGTAATGCACAGAATCAAcgattctttgaagaagctgcGACTAACTTTCAAATTTCTGTTGGGTAACTTGAACACCAGTCAGCGCCCAATTCTACTCCCCATCGAGCAATTGCGGCCTGTGGATAAGTACATCCTGTTCACGTTACAGGACCTGGTTTCGAATGCGAAGCAGAACTACGAAACTTTCAATTTCGGAAAAGTGCTTGGTGCGCTGCAGTTTCACCTTAACAACGAGTTATCGTCGCTGTATTTTGATATCTGCAAAGACTCATTGTACTGTGACCCAGAGGCGTCGCTAAAGAGACGACAGATCCATACAACGCTATTCCACATTTTGAATACCTACAGGGCCCTATTGGCGCCGATACTGCCAATGTTGGTGCAAGAAGTATGGAATAATGTGCCCTGCGATTGGCTCGATCATTCCAACATGGCGGGCATCTCGCCGATGCGACTTCTCCTCCCTGATTTCTCCCGTGCATTGGAAGAGTCTCGAGAGGAATGCAACAGGTTCCGATCAATAGATATGCAGATCTTGGCTGTCTTCAAGGAGCAGTTTAAAGATTTTGCACCGGATATCACGAAACCTGGGCAACTTTCAGTCGACGTGTACATCAGAAAGAGAGATAACATTCAAATAAACGCACAAGAGTTGGAGGACTTGCTCCAAGTGGCCGCCGTGAGCATCCACGCTGTGGAGGACCTCGGCGCAGAGCACGGCAACGCCGTGCATATACCTGGCAGCGACAGCGTAGTAGCCGTCCAAGCGCACAAGAGCACTCTGCACCAGTGCCCCAGATGCTGGAAATACAACGCAACAGCGCAGCAAAAACTGTGCCACAGGTGCACGGACACCTGCAACCCAGTATCCACCGATGTATATAACCGCGTGTAG
- the KNAG0A02250 gene encoding uncharacterized protein (similar to Saccharomyces cerevisiae YPL039W; ancestral locus Anc_8.487), with translation MDKCSDLREARLRGQRGRLGRFMVEQFVNGVVYKYGWIVQCPQRLPVDPEQTARFFQCLLQRAQFAASQFKTVCCIVIKFLESCATESNYMVALKHDLHKLIVTAFVLSVPNNYRNDKDKMLSRESCYAHFARLTGLSTRELTNCCSVVRPVIIRRNRHKLKAAQRLTASSLASLHGLNNSMTLNDFNEGRASTTGLASAFPNYACGQEEIDGRSSIPSTPSPTDAQANGARRPVDNGSYVSGDDIDQFNKAGRRLVAENFTIVQ, from the coding sequence ATGGATAAGTGCAGTGACTTGCGTGAGGCTCGTTTGCGCGGGCAACGAGGCCGTCTGGGCCGGTTTATGGTCGAGCAGTTTGTGAACGGTGTCGTTTACAAGTACGGCTGGATCGTGCAGTGTCCACAGCGGCTGCCCGTGGATCCTGAGCAGACGGCGAGGTTCTTCCAGTGTCTACTGCAGCGTGCCCAGTTTGCCGCTTCGCAATTCAAGACCGTCTGTTGCATCGTCATCAAGTTTCTCGAGAGTTGCGCGACGGAGAGTAACTACATGGTCGCGCTGAAGCACGACCTGCACAAACTGATCGTCACTGCGTTTGTGCTGAGCGTGCCCAATAACTACAGGAACGACAAGGACAAGATGCTCTCCAGGGAGTCCTGCTACGCGCATTTCGCCCGTTTGACAGGGTTGTCCACAAGGGAACTGACAAACTGCTGCTCCGTAGTACGTCCCGTAATCATACGAAGGAACAGGCACAAACTTAAAGCCGCGCAACGACTCACGGCATCGTCGTTGGCGAGTCTCCACGGGTTGAATAACAGCATGACTCTGAACGATTTCAACGAGGGACGAGCATCCACCACCGGGTTGGCTTCAGCATTCCCGAACTACGCCTGCggtcaagaagaaatagaCGGACGGTCCTCCATCCCGAGCACGCCGAGTCCGACAGACGCACAGGCCAACGGGGCACGCCGTCCAGTGGACAATGGCAGCTACGTCTCCGGAGACGACATCGACCAGTTCAACAAGGCGGGCAGAAGGCTCGTCGCAGAAAACTTTACGATAGTCCAGTAA
- the MET31 gene encoding Met31p (similar to Saccharomyces cerevisiae MET32 (YDR253C) and MET31 (YPL038W); ancestral locus Anc_8.486), whose translation MGQVTEETTFLRRVADALVSTKLNDDAVDPSVKELLTRVQCQQDAQVDGSPTPRDVQRAFRFDLREKSESGSSLDDSHGIPGGVHKENSTDSTSTAITDKNGSIVANNLAYAGAQDSGEKYPCAQCELEFLRPGDLRRHEKAHSIASPHICSRCGKGFARKDALKRHFNTLTCSRNRKKLMKMAGDNFEALIAKAQRDGISI comes from the coding sequence ATGGGGCAGGTAACAGAGGAGACGACGTTTCTGAGACGGGTAGCGGACGCACTGGTCTCGACAAAACTGAATGATGATGCGGTAGACCCGTCCGTCAAAGAGTTGCTCACGAGGGTCCAGTGCCAGCAGGACGCTCAAGTAGACGGGTCGCCGACTCCTCGTGATGTGCAGAGGGCATTCCGGTTTGATCTGCGGGAGAAGTCCGAATCGGGCTCGTCGTTGGACGATTCCCACGGTATACCTGGTGGTGTTCACAAAGAGAACTCAACGGACAGTACAAGTACTGCCATCACAGACAAAAATGGTAGCATTGTTGCGAACAATCTTGCTTATGCGGGGGCACAAGATTCTGGGGAGAAGTATCCCTGCGCGCAGTGCGAGCTTGAGTTTCTGCGACCTGGTGATCTGAGAAGGCATGAGAAAGCACACAGCATTGCATCCCCGCATATATGCTCTCGCTGCGGGAAAGGGTTTGCACGCAAGGACGCACTCAAGAGACACTTCAACACTCTGACATGCTCCAGgaacagaaagaaactCATGAAAATGGCAGGCGACAACTTCGAGGCGCTCATAGCCAAAGCACAGCGTGACGGCATTAGTATATAG
- the EGD1 gene encoding Egd1p (similar to Saccharomyces cerevisiae BTT1 (YDR252W) and EGD1 (YPL037C); ancestral locus Anc_8.485), which produces MPIDQAKLAKLQKLSSTRKVGGTRRKQTKKVGEPVVDAKLSEHLLKLDAVPLQGIEEANLFFENGNVLNFQPVEKVECAADYNVSMIHGKPSTKKLDDILQEVVPQLGPEAYFALNQLDVKIKEFEEEKKNNNKKVTEL; this is translated from the coding sequence ATGCCAATTGACCAGGCCAAACTTGCCAAACTTCAGAAACTTTCCTCCACGAGGAAAGTCGGTGGGACGAGACGGAAGCAGACGAAGAAAGTCGGTGAGCCGGTCGTGGACGCCAAGTTATCCGAAcatcttttgaaacttgACGCCGTGCCATTGCAGGGGATTGAGGAGGCCAACTTGTTTTTCGAGAACGGGAATGTGCTAAACTTCCAGCCGGTGGAGAAAGTCGAATGTGCGGCAGACTACAACGTCTCTATGATCCATGGGAAGCCAAGcaccaaaaaattggaCGATATCTTGCAAGAAGTTGTCCCACAGCTGGGACCAGAGGCATATTTCGCGTTGAACCAACTGGATgtcaaaatcaaagagtttgaagaggagaagaagaacaacaacaagaaagTTACCGAACTGTGA
- the SVL3 gene encoding Svl3p (similar to Saccharomyces cerevisiae PAM1 (YDR251W) and SVL3 (YPL032C); ancestral locus Anc_8.484) — MSSLRVLLVGDNPNIVLFASRFQLANSVELFHVGKSPSNSFQVDTDSYGSEKFQLQNHFTSLQELVDECTRTDRAGIAMDLVVLSASSLQELSNTASELEPLTNSNTKIFLESSGSIQLEPFVKQFIKESNVLSVVSDFDIRETATNTFKQFGAKQGDHPNKMYLGVSTMISLATYPQNIVNLLNTFQKLFSKLFPEQVIDLCSYHPIEYLSKQWEVAIPRLCFDPLLIILEETHPAGLDQQILAKPLISGLVAEALKIAASMGVKLGPSWDNEASLLKKWAQHNADEVPSLLYHFIHRTASLNIDLLWLQVILLADDYNIKTPYMEFLYSMITQLQNINQGASKWFVRIEDHNGQATAEHTDNLNRKIQELSNTLVAKDNQLDTLNNNVTELQKQLQSNQRETAETVKNYQTQINTLNEKLKTLTVATSVHDTAVSNTNVDNYKPTGTPNLNDLEDVALFGVNYGESPLKNNLKAHGSEINGTSSNGSATSQNLNANSSDSNNSQIDDMDKSMQEKELELKRRELELQERELELQRRALQNQFQQQQQPYPQPRHPKMPPMNGNSATPPPSSQQQQQQQMGGRKSSYNQIYQQPYAPNMRGNRNMHGATSAPSSSSNNLIDPMSSSMPYNNGFQGSQQQQSQQMAPYNSASQQYPIKPTSRKNRSSNMPNFRNPSTSNLGNFGMPGGNGAMGNGIAGSIPPSLNSQSRLNSLSSQSMPLANRIRQRQPQQSSSFNNLHAASRNNPGIPSNQNFAQQQRQLSSNSASDIHQMANMSTNTVVHNDLAADRFTPTGQNNDSATVTTRPEARQPIQFGTPPIPQAPSNDITSSPASMETTDTKTEEKKKKKKFGLFKKKIRSR; from the coding sequence ATGTCTTCTCTGAGAGTGCTGCTGGTGGGTGACAACCCGAACATTGTGCTGTTTGCGTCGAGGTTTCAACTCGCTAACAGCGTGGAGCTGTTTCATGTTGGGAAGTCCCCTTCAAACAGTTTCCAAGTGGATACAGACAGTTATGGCTCGGAGAAGttccaattgcaaaaccACTTCACCTCGCTGCAGGAGCTCGTCGACGAGTGTACACGCACCGACCGTGCGGGAATCGCCATGGATCTCGTCGTGCTCAGCGCATCGTCCCTCCAGGAGTTGTCCAACACGGCAAGCGAGCTTGAACCGCTTACGAACAGTAACACGAAGATCTTCCTGGAGAGTAGCGGCAGTATACAGCTAGAACCCTTCGTCAAACAGTTCATTAAAGAATCGAACGTTCTGAGTGTTGTGTCGGACTTCGATATTCGTGAAACTGCaacaaacactttcaaacaGTTCGGTGCGAAACAGGGGGACCACCCGAACAAGATGTACCTCGGTGTCAGCACGATGATCTCACTGGCAACGTACCCGCAGAACATTGTTAACTTGCTCAACACTttccagaaactgttcagcAAACTCTTCCCGGAACAGGTGATCGATCTATGCAGTTACCACCCAATTGAGTACTTGTCCAAACAGTGGGAAGTCGCGATCCCAAGACTTTGCTTCGATCCACTGCTTATCATTTTGGAGGAGACGCACCCAGCTGGGCTAGACCAACAAATACTCGCAAAACCGCTGATATCAGGGCTAGTCGCTGAGGCTCTCAAGATCGCTGCAAGCATGGGTGTCAAATTGGGACCCTCTTGGGACAACGAGGCCagtctgttgaagaagtggGCACAACATAACGCAGACGAGGTCCCCTCGCTCCTGTACCATTTCATCCACAGAACAGCCTCACTGAACATCGATCTGCTGTGGTTGCAAGTAATTCTCTTGGCGGACGACTACAACATTAAGACGCCGTACATGGAGTTCCTGTACTCGATGATCACACAGTTGCAAAATATAAACCAAGGTGCATCCAAATGGTTCGTTAGAATCGAAGACCACAACGGACAGGCGACCGCAGAACATACGGACAACTTGAATAGGAAAATCCAGGAATTGTCAAACACACTCGTGGCAAAGGATAACCAGTTGGATACATTGAATAATAACGTCACCGAATTGCAAAAACAACTACAATCGAACCAAAGGGAAACAGCAGAGACTGTCAAAAACTACCAGACACAAATCAATACTTTGAACGAAAAGCTGAAAACTTTGACAGTAGCTACATCGGTGCACGACACTGCAGTTTCTAACACGAATGTCGATAATTATAAGCCTACAGGTACTCCGAACCTGAATGATCTGGAAGACGTGGCACTGTTCGGCGTCAATTACGGTGAGTCCcccttgaagaacaacttgaagGCACACGGCTCAGAAATTAACGGCACAAGCTCCAATGGGAGCGCCACGTCGCAGAACCTAAATGCAAACAGCAGCGACTCGAACAACTCACAAATTGACGACATGGATAAATCCATGCAGGAAAAGGAGCTCGAACTCAAGAGAAGAGAACTTGAACTGCAAGAGAGAGAATTGGAGTTGCAAAGACGCGCCCTGCAAAACCAAttccaacagcaacagcagccaTACCCTCAACCTAGACATCCCAAGATGCCTCCGATGAACGGCAATAGTGCAACACCGCCCCCATCAtcccaacaacaacaacaacaacaaatgGGGGGGAGGAAATCTTCGTACAACCAAATTTACCAACAGCCGTACGCACCAAACATGCGCGGAAACAGGAACATGCACGGTGCAACAAGCGCTCCCTCGTCGTCGAGCAACAACCTTATAGACCCGATGTCTTCTAGTATGCCATACAACAATGGATTCCAGGGCtctcagcagcaacagtcACAACAAATGGCCCCATACAACTCTGCATCACAGCAATATCCGATCAAACCAACGAGTAGGAAGAACAGAAGTAGCAATATGCCGAACTTCCGCAACCCATCCACTTCGAACCTGGGTAACTTTGGGATGCCCGGTGGGAATGGCGCCATGGGCAACGGAATTGCGGGCAGCATCCCCCCATCGCTAAATAGCCAGAGCAGGTTAAATTCGCTGTCCAGTCAGAGTATGCCTCTTGCAAACCGCATCAGACAACGGCAGCCGCAGCAATCCAGCTCGTTCAATAACTTGCATGCCGCATCCAGAAACAATCCAGGTATACCATCCAACCAAAACTTTGCCCAGCAACAGAGACAGCTAAGCAGCAACAGTGCAAGCGATATCCACCAAATGGCCAATATGTCCACCAACACCGTGGTTCACAATGACTTAGCAGCGGACCGTTTCACTCCCACTGGCCAGAATAATGACAGTGCCACGGTCACTACGAGACCGGAGGCGCGCCAACCGATCCAGTTTGGCACCCCACCGATCCCACAAGCGCCAAGCAATGACATAACCTCTTCGCCTGCCTCCATGGAAACTACGGACACTaaaacagaagagaagaagaaaaagaagaagtttggcctgttcaagaaaaaaataagaagTAGGTGA